A single window of Alosa alosa isolate M-15738 ecotype Scorff River chromosome 11, AALO_Geno_1.1, whole genome shotgun sequence DNA harbors:
- the hdac10 gene encoding polyamine deacetylase HDAC10 isoform X1 gives MASKTALIYDEEMTRYKLLWVDPACKIEVPERLTASYGALLAKGLSERCVSIPVRQATDEEILLVHSEEYLEAVKQTPHMTLEDLMTFTQQYGDVYFHPNIFHCAKLAIGATLQLVDSVMTEKVRNGIALVRPPGHHSQRSAANGFCVFNNVAIAAHYAKKRYSVKRVLIVDWDVHHGQGVQYCFEEDPSVLYFSWHRFEHQSFWPSLPESDYDNVGKGKGAGFNINVPWNKVGMTNSDYLSVFFHVLLPVAYEFNPELVLVSAGFDSAIGDPEGHMCATPEIFAHLTHLLMPLAGGRLCTVLEGGYHLTSLAQSVCQTVQSLLGDPAPLLPSVSSPCDSALESLQNVRSAHQPYWTCFKHSATAPVSEPSTKHCRTQGGAGEEVQPEQLTGQAEEQTEEEVVWPEPLPRTAPPVRTAAALPAGGEDTLPQGCRRSVEAPHTMGTVQRLGDELNEEVKDERVVRSLRQVISLLDQVEKKEIRNGLAVVPDISLAVKFAVQHALSSTDRVLVVFVGDGELSVDSHDGRVLLVQICSKQPKPQTSQYHVSVCLKQGPGDVAGFLHSVLVLLLPLAYELSPGLVLEVLVHSSVTEAAWVQLTSLLQGLALGHTLALLQESQGALVRASAASLMGDPVPALGPQGPLSPEDVRTVEEERRRLEVTWGMLHTSVAGKKSLEQNK, from the exons ATGGCATCAAAGACGGCTCTGATTTATGATGAGGAGATGACCCGCTACAAACTCCTCTGGGTTGA CCCTGCTTGTAAAATTGAGGTACCGGAACGTCTTACTGCCAGTTATGGAGCACTGCTTGCCAAAGGCCTGTCAGAGCGCTGTGTCTCCATCCCCGTTCGTCAAGCAACTGATGAGGAGATCTTACTGGTACACAG TGAGGAGTATCTTGAAGCTGTCAAACAGACTCCCCACATGACACTGGAGGATCTAATGACATTCACCCAGCAGTATGGAGATGTATATTTCCATCCG AACATCTTCCACTGTGCCAAACTGGCAATAGGGGCCACCCTGCAGTTAGTGGACAGTGTGATGACGGAAAAAGTGAGGAATGGAATTGCATTGGTCAG ACCCCCTGGCCATCACAGCCAAAGAAGTGCTGCCAACGGCTTCTGTGTTTTCAACAACGTGGCTATTGCTGCTCACTATGCTAAGAAACGCTATAGTGTTAAAAG GGTTTTGATTGTTGACTGGGACGTGCATCATGGGCAAGGTGTCCAGTACTGTTTCGAGGAGGACCCAAG TGTGCTCTACTTTTCTTGGCACCGCTTTGAGCACCAAAGCTTTTGGCCCAGTCTTCCAGAATCAGATTATGACAACGTGGGAAAGGGAAAAGGAGCAGGATTCAATATCAATGTACCATGGAATAAG GTGGGAATGACCAACAGTGACTACCTCTCTGTCTTCTTCCATGTGCTACTGCCGGTTGCTTATGAG TTCAACCCTGAGCTCGTTCTGGTGTCGGCAGGTTTTGACTCTGCCATCGGAGACCCAGAG GGCCACATGTGCGCCACTCCAGAGATCTTTGcccacctcacacacctgctgATGCCCCTGGCAGGGGGCAGGTTGTGCACGGTTCTTGAG gGTGGATATCACTTGACCTCGCTTGCCCAGTCAGTGTGCCAGACCGTGCAGAGTCTCCTAGGCGACCCTGCCCCTCTGCTGCCCAGCGTAAGCTCCCCGTGCGACAG TGCACTGGAGTCTCTTCAAAATGTGAGGTCTGCACATCAACCGTATTGGACTTGCTTTAAACACTCTG CGACGGCCCCGGTCTCAGAGCCCAGCACCAAACACTGCAGGACACAAGGGGGCGCCGGTGAGGAGGTCCAACCGGAGCAGCTGACTGGACAGGCAGAGGAGCAGACGGAGGAGGAAGTGGTCTGGCCTGAGCCTCTACCCAGGACAGCCCCTCCTGTGCGTACAGCAGCAGCGCTCCCTGCTGGTGGGGAGGACACACTGCCACAGGGCTGCCGGCGCTCGGTGGAGGCACCCCACACCATGGGAACAGTGCAGAGACTTGG AGATGAGCTCAATGAAGAAGTGAAGGATGAGAGGGTGGTGAGAAGCCTCAGACAGGTGATCTCACTTTTGGACCAAGTAGAGAAGAAAGAG ATCCGCAATGGTTTGGCAGTGGTGCCAGATATATCCCTGGCTGTGAAGTTTGCTGTTCAGCATGCACTAAGCTCCACTGACCG GGTTCTGGTAGTATTTGTTGGTGATGGTGAGTTATCGGTGGACTCACACGATGG GAGAGTCCTCTTGGTACAGATCTGCAGTAAACAGCCTAAACCCCAGACATCCCAGTACCATGTTTCAGTGTGCTTGAAGCAA GGTCCCGGTGATGTGGCCGGGTTCCTGCACTCTGTGCTGgtcctgctgctgccgctggcgTACGAGCTCAGCCCAGGGCTGGTGCTGGAGGTCCTGGTACACAGCAGCGTGACGGAGGCAGCGTGGGTGCAGCTCACCAGCCTGCTGCAGGGGCTGGCACTAGGGCACACCCTGGCCCtgctacag GAATCGCAGGGGGCCCTAGTAAGGGCCAGTGCAGCCTCTCTGATGGGGGACCCTGTCCCTGCCCTGGGGCCTCAGGGGCCTCTCTCCCCTGAAGATGTGAGGACcgtagaggaagagaggaggaggctggAGGTCACGTGGGGAATGCTGCACACCTCGG TTGCCGGCAAGAAATCTCTGGAGCAAAACAAATGA
- the hdac10 gene encoding polyamine deacetylase HDAC10 isoform X2, whose protein sequence is MASKTALIYDEEMTRYKLLWVDPACKIEVPERLTASYGALLAKGLSERCVSIPVRQATDEEILLVHSEEYLEAVKQTPHMTLEDLMTFTQQYGDVYFHPNIFHCAKLAIGATLQLVDSVMTEKVRNGIALVRPPGHHSQRSAANGFCVFNNVAIAAHYAKKRYSVKSVLYFSWHRFEHQSFWPSLPESDYDNVGKGKGAGFNINVPWNKVGMTNSDYLSVFFHVLLPVAYEFNPELVLVSAGFDSAIGDPEGHMCATPEIFAHLTHLLMPLAGGRLCTVLEGGYHLTSLAQSVCQTVQSLLGDPAPLLPSVSSPCDSALESLQNVRSAHQPYWTCFKHSATAPVSEPSTKHCRTQGGAGEEVQPEQLTGQAEEQTEEEVVWPEPLPRTAPPVRTAAALPAGGEDTLPQGCRRSVEAPHTMGTVQRLGDELNEEVKDERVVRSLRQVISLLDQVEKKEIRNGLAVVPDISLAVKFAVQHALSSTDRVLVVFVGDGELSVDSHDGRVLLVQICSKQPKPQTSQYHVSVCLKQGPGDVAGFLHSVLVLLLPLAYELSPGLVLEVLVHSSVTEAAWVQLTSLLQGLALGHTLALLQESQGALVRASAASLMGDPVPALGPQGPLSPEDVRTVEEERRRLEVTWGMLHTSVAGKKSLEQNK, encoded by the exons ATGGCATCAAAGACGGCTCTGATTTATGATGAGGAGATGACCCGCTACAAACTCCTCTGGGTTGA CCCTGCTTGTAAAATTGAGGTACCGGAACGTCTTACTGCCAGTTATGGAGCACTGCTTGCCAAAGGCCTGTCAGAGCGCTGTGTCTCCATCCCCGTTCGTCAAGCAACTGATGAGGAGATCTTACTGGTACACAG TGAGGAGTATCTTGAAGCTGTCAAACAGACTCCCCACATGACACTGGAGGATCTAATGACATTCACCCAGCAGTATGGAGATGTATATTTCCATCCG AACATCTTCCACTGTGCCAAACTGGCAATAGGGGCCACCCTGCAGTTAGTGGACAGTGTGATGACGGAAAAAGTGAGGAATGGAATTGCATTGGTCAG ACCCCCTGGCCATCACAGCCAAAGAAGTGCTGCCAACGGCTTCTGTGTTTTCAACAACGTGGCTATTGCTGCTCACTATGCTAAGAAACGCTATAGTGTTAAAAG TGTGCTCTACTTTTCTTGGCACCGCTTTGAGCACCAAAGCTTTTGGCCCAGTCTTCCAGAATCAGATTATGACAACGTGGGAAAGGGAAAAGGAGCAGGATTCAATATCAATGTACCATGGAATAAG GTGGGAATGACCAACAGTGACTACCTCTCTGTCTTCTTCCATGTGCTACTGCCGGTTGCTTATGAG TTCAACCCTGAGCTCGTTCTGGTGTCGGCAGGTTTTGACTCTGCCATCGGAGACCCAGAG GGCCACATGTGCGCCACTCCAGAGATCTTTGcccacctcacacacctgctgATGCCCCTGGCAGGGGGCAGGTTGTGCACGGTTCTTGAG gGTGGATATCACTTGACCTCGCTTGCCCAGTCAGTGTGCCAGACCGTGCAGAGTCTCCTAGGCGACCCTGCCCCTCTGCTGCCCAGCGTAAGCTCCCCGTGCGACAG TGCACTGGAGTCTCTTCAAAATGTGAGGTCTGCACATCAACCGTATTGGACTTGCTTTAAACACTCTG CGACGGCCCCGGTCTCAGAGCCCAGCACCAAACACTGCAGGACACAAGGGGGCGCCGGTGAGGAGGTCCAACCGGAGCAGCTGACTGGACAGGCAGAGGAGCAGACGGAGGAGGAAGTGGTCTGGCCTGAGCCTCTACCCAGGACAGCCCCTCCTGTGCGTACAGCAGCAGCGCTCCCTGCTGGTGGGGAGGACACACTGCCACAGGGCTGCCGGCGCTCGGTGGAGGCACCCCACACCATGGGAACAGTGCAGAGACTTGG AGATGAGCTCAATGAAGAAGTGAAGGATGAGAGGGTGGTGAGAAGCCTCAGACAGGTGATCTCACTTTTGGACCAAGTAGAGAAGAAAGAG ATCCGCAATGGTTTGGCAGTGGTGCCAGATATATCCCTGGCTGTGAAGTTTGCTGTTCAGCATGCACTAAGCTCCACTGACCG GGTTCTGGTAGTATTTGTTGGTGATGGTGAGTTATCGGTGGACTCACACGATGG GAGAGTCCTCTTGGTACAGATCTGCAGTAAACAGCCTAAACCCCAGACATCCCAGTACCATGTTTCAGTGTGCTTGAAGCAA GGTCCCGGTGATGTGGCCGGGTTCCTGCACTCTGTGCTGgtcctgctgctgccgctggcgTACGAGCTCAGCCCAGGGCTGGTGCTGGAGGTCCTGGTACACAGCAGCGTGACGGAGGCAGCGTGGGTGCAGCTCACCAGCCTGCTGCAGGGGCTGGCACTAGGGCACACCCTGGCCCtgctacag GAATCGCAGGGGGCCCTAGTAAGGGCCAGTGCAGCCTCTCTGATGGGGGACCCTGTCCCTGCCCTGGGGCCTCAGGGGCCTCTCTCCCCTGAAGATGTGAGGACcgtagaggaagagaggaggaggctggAGGTCACGTGGGGAATGCTGCACACCTCGG TTGCCGGCAAGAAATCTCTGGAGCAAAACAAATGA
- the parvb gene encoding beta-parvin isoform X1 → MQSAKIKKDESFLGKLGGTLARKKKSKEVSDLQEEGKNAIITSMQPSCAELLPEDTLLEENAERSILDPTSRENPKFKDLQKVLIDWVNSELVEDRIIVKDLEEDLYDGQVLQKLFEKLSQRKLNVAEVTQSEIGQKQKLQTVLEAVNDVLRPEGWSVEWGVDSIHSKNLVAIVYLLVTLAMHFQAPIRLPEHVSVQVVVVKKKEGLLHTSHVTKELTTTTEMMMGRFERDAFDTLLDHAPDKLNVVKTSLITFVNKHLNKLNLEVTELESQFADGVYLVLLMGLLEDYFVPLYNFYLTPESYEQKVHNVAFAFELMQDGGLKKPKARPEDVVNLNLKSTLRVLYNLFTNYKNSE, encoded by the exons ATGCAGTCTGCCAAGATAAAAAAGGACGAATCATTCCTTGGGAAGCTGGGAGGCACGTTGGCCAGAAAGAAAAAGTCTAAAGAAG tgagTGACCTtcaggaggaggggaagaatgCCATCATCACGTCCATGCAGCCCTCCTGTGCGGAGCTGCTCCCAGAGGACACGTTGCTAG AGGAGAATGCTGAGAGGAGTATACTGGATCCCACCTCAAGAGAAAATCCCAAATTTAAAGACCTTCAAAAA GTTCTTATCGACTGGGTCAACAGTGAGCTGGTGGAGGACCGGATCATCGTGAAGGACCTGGAGGAGGACCTCTATGATGGACAGGTGCTCCAGAAGTTATTTG AGAAGCTGTCTCAGAGGAAGTTGAACGTGGCAGAGGTGACGCAGTCAGAGATCGGCCAAAAACAGAAGCTGCAGACGGTGCTGGAGGCAGTCAATGATGTGCTCAGACCTGAGGGCTGGTCCGTCGAGTGGGGAGTGGACT CAATCCATTCCAAGAACCTTGTGGCCATTGTGTACCTGTTGGTGACCCTGGCCATGCACTTCCAGGCTCCTATCAGACTCCCAGAGCATGTGTCCGTCCAGGTGGTGGTGGTCAAG AAAAAAGAGGGACTCTTACACACCTCCCATGTGACCAAGGAgctcacaacaacaacaga GATGATGATGGGACGATTTG AGAGGGATGCTTTTGACACATTGCTGGATCATGCCCCTGACAAGCTCAACGTTGTCAAGAcg TCTCTCATTACCTTTGTGAATAAGCACCTTAACAAGCTGAATCTGGAGGTGACAGAACTGGAGTCACAG TTTGCAGATGGTGTGTATCTGGTGCTGCTGATGGGGCTTCTGGAAGACTACTTTGTTCCGCTGTATAACTTCTACCTCACGCCGGAGAGCTATGAGCAGAAA GTCCACAACGTGGCCTTTGCCTTTGAGCTGATGCAGGACGGAGGTCTGAAGAAACCCAAAGCAAGGCCAGAGG ATGTTGTGAACTTGAACCTGAAGTCCACCCTGAGGGTCCTCTACAACCTCTTCACCAACTACAAGAACTCTGAGTGA
- the parvb gene encoding beta-parvin isoform X2, whose product MAGFLCGTKRKKQVSDLQEEGKNAIITSMQPSCAELLPEDTLLEENAERSILDPTSRENPKFKDLQKVLIDWVNSELVEDRIIVKDLEEDLYDGQVLQKLFEKLSQRKLNVAEVTQSEIGQKQKLQTVLEAVNDVLRPEGWSVEWGVDSIHSKNLVAIVYLLVTLAMHFQAPIRLPEHVSVQVVVVKKKEGLLHTSHVTKELTTTTEMMMGRFERDAFDTLLDHAPDKLNVVKTSLITFVNKHLNKLNLEVTELESQFADGVYLVLLMGLLEDYFVPLYNFYLTPESYEQKVHNVAFAFELMQDGGLKKPKARPEDVVNLNLKSTLRVLYNLFTNYKNSE is encoded by the exons ATGGCGGGCTTTCTATGTGGGACAAAGCGAAAGAAACAAG tgagTGACCTtcaggaggaggggaagaatgCCATCATCACGTCCATGCAGCCCTCCTGTGCGGAGCTGCTCCCAGAGGACACGTTGCTAG AGGAGAATGCTGAGAGGAGTATACTGGATCCCACCTCAAGAGAAAATCCCAAATTTAAAGACCTTCAAAAA GTTCTTATCGACTGGGTCAACAGTGAGCTGGTGGAGGACCGGATCATCGTGAAGGACCTGGAGGAGGACCTCTATGATGGACAGGTGCTCCAGAAGTTATTTG AGAAGCTGTCTCAGAGGAAGTTGAACGTGGCAGAGGTGACGCAGTCAGAGATCGGCCAAAAACAGAAGCTGCAGACGGTGCTGGAGGCAGTCAATGATGTGCTCAGACCTGAGGGCTGGTCCGTCGAGTGGGGAGTGGACT CAATCCATTCCAAGAACCTTGTGGCCATTGTGTACCTGTTGGTGACCCTGGCCATGCACTTCCAGGCTCCTATCAGACTCCCAGAGCATGTGTCCGTCCAGGTGGTGGTGGTCAAG AAAAAAGAGGGACTCTTACACACCTCCCATGTGACCAAGGAgctcacaacaacaacaga GATGATGATGGGACGATTTG AGAGGGATGCTTTTGACACATTGCTGGATCATGCCCCTGACAAGCTCAACGTTGTCAAGAcg TCTCTCATTACCTTTGTGAATAAGCACCTTAACAAGCTGAATCTGGAGGTGACAGAACTGGAGTCACAG TTTGCAGATGGTGTGTATCTGGTGCTGCTGATGGGGCTTCTGGAAGACTACTTTGTTCCGCTGTATAACTTCTACCTCACGCCGGAGAGCTATGAGCAGAAA GTCCACAACGTGGCCTTTGCCTTTGAGCTGATGCAGGACGGAGGTCTGAAGAAACCCAAAGCAAGGCCAGAGG ATGTTGTGAACTTGAACCTGAAGTCCACCCTGAGGGTCCTCTACAACCTCTTCACCAACTACAAGAACTCTGAGTGA